The Larimichthys crocea isolate SSNF chromosome XI, L_crocea_2.0, whole genome shotgun sequence genome has a segment encoding these proteins:
- the LOC104939017 gene encoding cytochrome P450 2K1 isoform X1 — translation MGILDIFLQSPSYVSVLGALVVLVLVYIVSSSSFSSQGDRKEKEPPGPRPLPLLGNLLHMDLKRPYNTLMEFSKKYGSVFTIYLGPKKVVVLAGYKTVKEALVNYADEFGDRSEIRILHDCSQGKGVIWSNGDSWKEMRRFALTNLRDFGMGKKACEDKIIEECEHLTEVFMKFKGEAFDTTKPINYAVSNIICSMVYGSRFEYDDPEFTSLVDRTNRNIQLLATPSIQMYNLFPWLFKWVAHRKEFNSFFAANRKQNLALFSHLKETLNPQMCRGFVDAFLVCKQNLEKSGVTNSHFHSENLLMTVIQLFAAGTDTTSSTLRWGLLLMTKYPKIQDQVQEEVNRVIGGRQVQVEDRKNLPFTDAVIHETQRLANIVPMAVPHRTSQDVTFQGHFIKKGTTVYPLLTSVLYDETEWKSPRTFNPAHFLDKDGKFVKRDAFMPFSAGRRICLGEGLAKMELFIFFTTLLQHFRFSPPPGVSEDDLDLTPRVGGTLNPSPHKLCAVSRM, via the exons ATGGGGATATTAGATATCTTCCTCCAGTCCCCCAGTTATGTCTCAGTGTTAGGGGCTCTGGTGGTCCTGGTGCTCGTCTACATTGTTTCCTCTTCCAGCTTCAGCTCCcagggagacagaaa AGAGAAGGAACCTCCAGGACCCAGACCACTTCCCCTGCTTGGCAATCTGCTGCATATGGACCTAAAGAGACCCTACAACACATTAATGGAG TTTTCTAAGAAATATGGATCAGTGTTCACCATCTACTTGGGACCTAAGAAGGTGGTGGTCCTGGCAGGATACAAGACAGTGAAGGAGGCACTTGTAAACTATGCTGATGAGTTTGGAGACAGAAGTGAAATACGAATTCTGCATGACTGTTCTCAAGGAAAAG GTGTTATATGGTCCAATGGTGATTCATGGAAAGAGATGAGGCGCTTTGCCTTGACAAACCTAAGAGACTTTGGAATGGGCAAGAAGGCATGTGAAGACAAAATAATTGAGGAATGTGAGCACCTCACTGAGGTGTTTATGAAATTTAAAG GAGAAGCTTTTGATACAACCAAACCAATAAACTATGCAGTCTCTAATATTATCTGTTCCATGGTCTATGGCAGCAGATTTGAATATGATGACCCAGAGTTTACATCCCTGGTAGATcgaacaaacagaaatatccAGCTCTTGGCGACCCCGTCAATACAG atgtACAACCTGTTCCCCTGGTTATTCAAATGGGTTGCACATAGGAAGGAATTCAACAGTTTTTTTGCTGCCAACAGGAAACAGAACTTAGCGCTGTTCAGTCATTTGAAAGAGACCCTCAATCCACAGATGTGCAGAGGTTTTGTGGATGCCTTTTTGGTCTGCAAGCAAAATCTGGAG AAATCTGGGGTTACCAATAGTCACTTCCACAGTGAAAATCTTTTGATGACAGTTATTCAGTTGTTTGCTGCCGGCACTGATACAACCTCAAGTACGCTAAGATGGGGACTTCTACTTATGACCAAATATCCGAAAATACAGG ACCAGGTCCAGGAGGAAGTGAACAGGGTGATAGGAGGTCGTCAGGTTCAGGTCGAGGACAGGAAGAACCTGCCCTTCACCGACGCCGTCATCCATGAAACACAGAGACTTGCCAACATTGTGCCCATGGCAGTGCCTCACAGAACCAGCCAAGACGTCACTTTCCAGGGTCACTTTATTAAGAAG GGAACCACAGTGTATCCTCTCTTGACGTCTGTCCTGTATGATGAGACAGAGTGGAAGAGCCCACGCACCTTTAATCCTGCCCACTTCCTGGACAAAGACGGAAAGTTTGTCAAGCGAGATGCCTTCATGCCTTTCTCTGCAG gTCGTAGGATTTGTCTCGGAGAGGGTCTGGCCAAGATGGagctcttcatcttcttcaccACACTCCTGCAACACTTTCGTTTCAGTCCCCCACCTGGAGTTTCAGAGGATGACCTGGATCTGACTCCACGAGTGGGCGGCACCCTCAACCCTTCACCTCATAAACTGTGTGCGGTTTCAAGGATGTGA
- the LOC104939016 gene encoding cytochrome P450 2K1-like isoform X2: MGILDSFLQSFSSVSLLGALVVLLLIYFITSSSFSSQRDGKDPPGPRPLPILGNLLQLDLKRPYKTLLEVVVLAGYKTVKAALVNHAEEFGDRDPLHFLDEVTKGHGVLWSNGDSWKEMRRFALTNLRDFGMGKKACEDKIIEECERLIEVFTKFKGKAFDNSRPVNYAVSNIICSIVYGSRFEYDDPEFTSLVDRTNRNIQLAGSPLVQIFNLFPWIGKWFQDRRELDNSVAANRQQNSQLFSRLKETLNPQMCRGFVDSFLVRKQTLEESGTNSYYNNQNLMATVLNLFAAGTDTTATTLRWGLLLMSKYPKIQDQVQEEVNRVIGSRQVQVEDRKNLPFTDAVIHETQRLANIVPMALPHRTSQDVTFQGHFIKKGTTVYPLLTSVLYDETEWESPRTFNPAHFLDKDGKFVKRDAFMPFSAGRRICLGESLAKMELFIFFTTLLQHFRFSPPPGVSEDDLDLTPSVGLTLNPTPHKLCAVPCM; the protein is encoded by the exons ATGGGGATATTAGACAGTTTTCTCCAGTCCTTCAGTTCTGTCTCCCTGTTGGGAGCTCTGGTGGTCCTACTGCTTATCTACTTCATTACCTCTTCAAGCTTTAGCTCCCAGAGGGACGGCAAAGATCCTCCAGGACCGAGACCACTTCCCATACTTGGAAACCTGCTGCAGCTTGACCTCAAGAGACCGTACAAGACATTACTGGAG GTGGTGGTCCTGGCTGGATACAAGACGGTGAAGGCAGCACTTGTCAATCATGCTGAAGAGTTTGGAGACAGGGATCCATTGCATTTTTTGGATGAAGTTACTAAAGGCCATG GGGTTTTATGGTCCAACGGTGATTCATGGAAAGAGATGAGACGCTTCGCCTTGACAAACCTGAGAGACTTTGGGATGGGTAAGAAGGCATGCGAGGACAAAATCATTGAGGAATGTGAGCGACTCATTGAAGTGTTTACGAAATTTAAAG GAAAAGCTTTTGATAATTCCCGACCGGTAAACTATGCCGTCTCTAATATTATCTGCTCCATCGTATATGGCAGCAGATTTGAATATGATGACCCAGAGTTTACGTCCTTGGTAGATcgaacaaacagaaatattcaacTTGCAGGCTCCCCATTAGTACAG attttcaacCTGTTCCCATGGATTGGTAAATGGTTTCAAGATAGAAGAGAATTGGATAATAGTGTCGCTGCCAACAGGCAACAGAACTCACAGCTATTCAGTCGTTTGAAGGAGACTCTCAATCCACAGATGTGCAGAGGTTTTGTGGATTCCTTTCTGGTCCGAAAGCAAACTCTAGAG GAATCTGGGACCAACAGTTACTACAACAATCAAAACCTGATGGCAACAGTTCTTAATCTTTTTGCTGCCGGCACTGATACAACAGCAACTACACTGAGATGGGGACTTCTGCTTATGTCCAAGTACCCAAAAATACAAG ACCAGGTCCAGGAGGAAGTGAACAGGGTGATAGGAAGTCGTCAGGTTCAGGTCGAGGACAGGAAGAACCTGCCCTTCACCGACGCCGTCATCCATGAAACACAGAGACTGGCCAACATCGTGCCCATGGCGCTTCCTCACAGAACCAGCCAAGACGTCACTTTCCAGGGTCACTTCATTAAGAAG GGAACCACAGTGTATCCTCTCTTGACATCTGTCCTGTATGATGAGACTGAGTGGGAGAGCCCACGCACCTTTAATCCTGCCCACTTCCTGGACAAAGACGGAAAGTTTGTCAAGCGAGATGCCTTCATGCCTTTCTCTGCAG GTCGTAGGATTTGTCTTGGAGAGAGTCTGGCCAAGATGGagctcttcatcttcttcaccACACTCCTGCAACACTTTCGTTTCAGTCCTCCACCTGGAGTTTCAGAGGATGACCTGGATCTGACTCCAAGTGTGGGCTTGACCCTCAACCCTACACCTCACAAACTGTGTGCTGTTCCCTGTATGTGA
- the LOC104939016 gene encoding cytochrome P450 2K1-like isoform X1: MGILDSFLQSFSSVSLLGALVVLLLIYFITSSSFSSQRDGKDPPGPRPLPILGNLLQLDLKRPYKTLLELSKKYGSVFTVYFGHKKVVVLAGYKTVKAALVNHAEEFGDRDPLHFLDEVTKGHGVLWSNGDSWKEMRRFALTNLRDFGMGKKACEDKIIEECERLIEVFTKFKGKAFDNSRPVNYAVSNIICSIVYGSRFEYDDPEFTSLVDRTNRNIQLAGSPLVQIFNLFPWIGKWFQDRRELDNSVAANRQQNSQLFSRLKETLNPQMCRGFVDSFLVRKQTLEESGTNSYYNNQNLMATVLNLFAAGTDTTATTLRWGLLLMSKYPKIQDQVQEEVNRVIGSRQVQVEDRKNLPFTDAVIHETQRLANIVPMALPHRTSQDVTFQGHFIKKGTTVYPLLTSVLYDETEWESPRTFNPAHFLDKDGKFVKRDAFMPFSAGRRICLGESLAKMELFIFFTTLLQHFRFSPPPGVSEDDLDLTPSVGLTLNPTPHKLCAVPCM, translated from the exons ATGGGGATATTAGACAGTTTTCTCCAGTCCTTCAGTTCTGTCTCCCTGTTGGGAGCTCTGGTGGTCCTACTGCTTATCTACTTCATTACCTCTTCAAGCTTTAGCTCCCAGAGGGACGGCAAAGATCCTCCAGGACCGAGACCACTTCCCATACTTGGAAACCTGCTGCAGCTTGACCTCAAGAGACCGTACAAGACATTACTGGAG CTTTCAAAGAAATATGGATCAGTGTTCACTGTCTATTTTGGACACAAGAAGGTGGTGGTCCTGGCTGGATACAAGACGGTGAAGGCAGCACTTGTCAATCATGCTGAAGAGTTTGGAGACAGGGATCCATTGCATTTTTTGGATGAAGTTACTAAAGGCCATG GGGTTTTATGGTCCAACGGTGATTCATGGAAAGAGATGAGACGCTTCGCCTTGACAAACCTGAGAGACTTTGGGATGGGTAAGAAGGCATGCGAGGACAAAATCATTGAGGAATGTGAGCGACTCATTGAAGTGTTTACGAAATTTAAAG GAAAAGCTTTTGATAATTCCCGACCGGTAAACTATGCCGTCTCTAATATTATCTGCTCCATCGTATATGGCAGCAGATTTGAATATGATGACCCAGAGTTTACGTCCTTGGTAGATcgaacaaacagaaatattcaacTTGCAGGCTCCCCATTAGTACAG attttcaacCTGTTCCCATGGATTGGTAAATGGTTTCAAGATAGAAGAGAATTGGATAATAGTGTCGCTGCCAACAGGCAACAGAACTCACAGCTATTCAGTCGTTTGAAGGAGACTCTCAATCCACAGATGTGCAGAGGTTTTGTGGATTCCTTTCTGGTCCGAAAGCAAACTCTAGAG GAATCTGGGACCAACAGTTACTACAACAATCAAAACCTGATGGCAACAGTTCTTAATCTTTTTGCTGCCGGCACTGATACAACAGCAACTACACTGAGATGGGGACTTCTGCTTATGTCCAAGTACCCAAAAATACAAG ACCAGGTCCAGGAGGAAGTGAACAGGGTGATAGGAAGTCGTCAGGTTCAGGTCGAGGACAGGAAGAACCTGCCCTTCACCGACGCCGTCATCCATGAAACACAGAGACTGGCCAACATCGTGCCCATGGCGCTTCCTCACAGAACCAGCCAAGACGTCACTTTCCAGGGTCACTTCATTAAGAAG GGAACCACAGTGTATCCTCTCTTGACATCTGTCCTGTATGATGAGACTGAGTGGGAGAGCCCACGCACCTTTAATCCTGCCCACTTCCTGGACAAAGACGGAAAGTTTGTCAAGCGAGATGCCTTCATGCCTTTCTCTGCAG GTCGTAGGATTTGTCTTGGAGAGAGTCTGGCCAAGATGGagctcttcatcttcttcaccACACTCCTGCAACACTTTCGTTTCAGTCCTCCACCTGGAGTTTCAGAGGATGACCTGGATCTGACTCCAAGTGTGGGCTTGACCCTCAACCCTACACCTCACAAACTGTGTGCTGTTCCCTGTATGTGA
- the LOC104939017 gene encoding cytochrome P450 2K1 isoform X2, with the protein MGILDIFLQSPSYVSVLGALVVLVLVYIVSSSSFSSQGDRKEPPGPRPLPLLGNLLLLDLKRPYNTLLKLSKKYGSVFTVYFGPEKVVVLAGYKTVKEALVNHADEFGERSSLLITEESTQGHGVLWSNGDSWKEMRRFSLTNLRDFGMGKRACEDKIIEECEQLLEVFKKYKGEAFDTTQSMNYAVSNIICSIVYGSRFEYSDPTFTSMVDQTNKRIQLVGSPSVQMYNLFPWIFKFIRDRKEIHEITDFLERQNVTLFSHLKETLNPQMCRGFVDTFLAKKQNLEESGITNSYFHDDNLMNTVLNLFAAGTDTTATTLRWALLFMAKYPKIQDQVQEEVDRVIGGRQVQVEDRKNLPFTDAVIHETQRLANIVPMAVPHRTSQDVTFQGHFIKKGTTVYPLLTSVLYDETEWESPHTFNPAHFLDKDGKFVKRDAFMPFSAGRRICLGESLAKMELFIFFTTIMQHFRFTAPPGVSEDDLDLTPRVGFTLNPTPHKLCAVSRM; encoded by the exons ATGGGGATATTAGATATCTTCCTCCAGTCCCCCAGTTATGTCTCAGTGTTAGGGGCTCTGGTGGTCCTGGTGCTCGTCTACATTGTTTCCTCTTCCAGCTTCAGCTCCcagggagacagaaaggagCCACCAGGACCCAGACCACTTCCCCTGCTTggaaacctgctgctgcttgatCTCAAAAGACCCTACAACACATTACTGAAG CTGTCCAAGAAATATGGATCAGTGTTCACTGTGTATTTTGGACCTGAAAAAGTGGTGGTTCTGGCAGGATACAAAACAGTGAAGGAGGCACTTGTTAACCATGCTGATGAGTTTGGTGAAAGAAGTTCACTGTTAATAACAGAAGAAAGTACTCAAGGCCACG gggtTTTATGGTCTAATGGAGATTCATGGAAAGAAATGAGGCGATTTTCCTTGACGAATCTGAGAGACTTTGGAATGGGCAAAAGGGCATGTGAGGACAAAATCATTGAGGAATGTGAGCAACTCCTTGAAGTATTTAAGAAATACAAAG GAGAAGCCTTTGATACGACCCAATCAATGAACTATGCAGTCTCTAATATTATCTGCTCGATTGTCTATGGCAGCAGATTTGAATACAGTGACCCAACATTTACGTCAATGGtagatcaaacaaacaaaaggattCAACTGGTGGGCTCGCCATCAGTACAG aTGTACAACCTGTTCCCATGGATCTTCAAATTTATTCGtgacagaaaagaaatccaTGAGATCACAGACTTCCTTGAAAGACAGAACGTGACGCTGTTCAGTCATTTGAAAGAGACCCTTAATCCACAAATGTGCAGAGGCTTTGTGGACACCTTTCTTGCTAAAAAGCAAAATCTGGAG GAATCTGGGATTACTAACAGTTACTTCCATGATGACAATCTCATGAATACAGTCCTGAATCTGTTTGCTGCCGGCACCGATACAACAGCAACGACACTCAGATGGGCGCTTCTGTTTATGGCCAAGTATCCAAAAATACAGG ACCAGGTCCAGGAGGAAGTGGACAGGGTGATAGGAGGTCGTCAGGTTCAGGTCGAGGACAGGAAGAACCTGCCCTTCACCGACGCTGTCATCCATGAAACACAGAGACTGGCCAACATCGTGCCCATGGCAGTGCCTCACAGAACCAGCCAAGACGTCACTTTCCAGGGTCACTTCATTAAGAAG GGAACCACAGTGTATCCTCTCTTGACATCTGTCCTGTATGATGAGACTGAGTGGGAGAGCCCACACACCTTTAATCCTGCCCACTTCCTGGACAAAGACGGAAAGTTTGTCAAGCGAGATGCCTTCATGCCTTTCTCTGCAG GTCGTAGGATTTGTCTTGGGGAGAGTCTGGCCAAAATGGagctcttcatcttcttcacaACTATTATGCAACACTTTCGTTTCACTGCTCCACCTGGAGTTTCAGAGGATGACCTGGATCTGACTCCACGTGTGGGCTTCACCCTCAACCCTACACCTCATAAACTGTGTGCAGTTTCCCGtatgtga